A window from Mauremys reevesii isolate NIE-2019 linkage group 9, ASM1616193v1, whole genome shotgun sequence encodes these proteins:
- the ECT2 gene encoding protein ECT2 isoform X3 — translation MTDSSMLVTDTGRSLLGDSSVLDSKIIETSKENIFIGLASDVEEEMPQIETRVVLVQEAGKHEELLKALETVKIMEVPVIKIKETSPGKSEEKLIKSIIHMEIKVPYIKMESVEEFGDSESPEFETVFVVADFQDSILENLCKFDCRVLGPPIVLHCAQKGEPLPFSCRPLYCASMLNLVLCFTGFRKKEELVKLVTLVHHMGGIIRRDFSSKVTHLVANSTQGDKFRLAVSLGTPIVKAEWIYKAWERRNEIDFCAADEEFRNEFKVPPFQDCMLSFLGFSDEERINMEEMTKMQGGQYLPVSDDRCTHLVVEENTVKDLPFEPPKKLYVVKQEWFWGSIQMDARAGESMYLFEKPESPELKKSVSQLSLNTPNSNRKRRRLRETLAQLTRETDMSPFPPRKRPSAEHSLSMGSLLDISNTPESSITNGGSRIGVRCSDPGRGQASCRHVSSSSQTWRKMRKKYTFTKYKPPDNVTPKQCVNPVESLQQTNKVASIKSSGNLGNSKLGKGTVSNLQKKILFPKESKEIIVRPTYLEALKDTFASCQRLVGTNNISNMPQDCEEPTCLTYVDQLTNTETNISTYGSCGKEQIAKSTISQLLELGLQNKSQFQRTRARSGNATDVTMNDLTCMNTCDYVQQVTYGHSHQGKDSKDQCSFINETSLIEETNILVGDSEPPSDSKSKASYSDTSAALITETPKSCSKPSKNSTPLPAKQSARWQVAKELYQTESNYVDILTTIIQLFQVPLEKEGQLGGPILAQEEIKTIFGSIPDILDVHTKIKEDLEDLMINWAESKSIGDVILKYSKDLLKTYPPFVNFFEMSKETIMKCEKQKPRFHAFLKINQAKPECGRQSLAELLIRPVQRLPSVALLLNDLKKHTAEDNPDKGMLERAIESLKEVMTHINEDKRKTEAQRLIFDVVYEVDGCPANLLSSHRSLVQRLETVALGDDLCDRGEQVTLFLFNDCLEIARKRHKVISAFKSPHGQTRPPASLKHIVLMPLSQIKKVLDIRETEDCHKAFALVVRPPTEQNNLLFSFQMTTEEPPKEDWLKMLCRHVANTICKADAENLIYTTDPDSIDINTKDVDSTLSRASRAIKKTSKKVTRAFSFSKTPKRALRRALMAHNTVEGRSPCSASERYLGSRLTSTSSLAIARSSSTYSLNGSVKHVVSVQRSNSVDGSSQSSRSRPVLCPGSPTSHPSHAREGKTPSSPESLNGHSLARPCPIPVITTTCDVGDDQSGVENSSVVKL, via the exons ATGACTGACAGCAGTATGCTAGTGACTGACACCGGAAGGAGTCTTTTGGGAGATTCTTCTGTTCTTGATTCAAAAATTATAGAAACTTCCAAGGAGAATATATTTATTGGATTGGCTTCAGATGTTGAAG AGGAAATGCCTCAGATTGAAACCAGAGTGGTTTTAGTTCAGGAAGCTGGGAAACACGAGGAACTCTTGAAAGCCTTGGAG ACCGTTAAGATAATGGAAGTCCCAGTTATAAAGATAAAGGAAACTAGTCCTGGTAAATCGGAAGAAAAACTAATAAAAAGTATAATTCATATG gaaattaaAGTGCCCTATATAAAGATGGAATCGGTGGAAGAGTTTGGGGATTCTGAGTCTCCAGAATTTGAGACAGTCTTCGTTGTAGCAGACTTTCAAGATTCCATCTTGGAGAACTTGTGCAAGTTTGACTGTCGTGTTCTTGGACCTCCAATAGTACTTCATTGTGCTCAAAAAGGAGAG CCTCTACCTTTCTCATGTCGTCCATTGTACTGTGCAAGTATGTTGAATCTGGTGCTGTGCTTTACAGGATTCAGGAAGAAAGAAGAACTA GTTAAGCTGGTGACCTTGGTTCATCATATGGGTGGAATTATTCGAAGGGACTTCAGTTCAAAAGTTACACATCTGGTGGCTAATTCTACGCAAGGAGACAAATTCAGA CTTGCTGTGAGTCTGGGAACTCCTATTGTGAAAGCCGAATGGATTTACAAGGCTTGGGAGAGAAGGAATGAAAT tgactTCTGTGCGGCTGATGAGGAATTCAGAAATGAGTTCAAGGTTCCCCCATTCCAGGACTGCATGTTAAGTTTCCTTGGATTTTCCGATGAAGAGAGAATTAACATGGAAGAAATGACAAAAATGCAAG GTGGGCAGTACTTGCCAGTTAGTGATGACAGGTGCACACATCTGGTTGTTGAAGAAAATACAGTAAAAGATCTCCCATTTGAGCCTCCAAAAAAACTTTATGTTGTAAAGCAAGAG TGGTTCTGGGGAAGCATTCAGATGGATGCCAGAGCTGGAGAATCCATGTACTTATTTGAAAAG CCAGAGAGTCCTGAACTCAAAAAGTCAGTGTCACAACTTTCTCTGAATACCCCAAATAGCAATCGCAAGAGACGTCGCTTGAGAGAGACCCTTGCACAGCTCACCAGAGAAACTGACATGTCACCATTCCCTCCTCGGAAACGCCCATCAGCTGAGCATTCCCTTTCTATGGGGTCTTTACTGGATATTTCTAACACACCAGAGTCCAGCATTACCAATGGAG GGAGCAGAATAGGAGTGAGGTGCTCAGACCCAGGTAGAGGCCAGGCCAGCTGCCGTCATGTCAGTAGTAGTAGTCAAACATGGAggaaaatgaggaaaaaataCACATTTACCAAATATAAACCTCCAGATAATGTTACTCCAAAGCAGTGTGTGAATCCTGTTGAAAGTCTCCAGCAAACAAACAAGGTAGCTAGCATTAAGTCATCTGGAAACCTAGGCAATAGCAAACTTGGAAAAGGGACAGTATCAAATCTCCAGAAAAAGATTCTTTTTCCAAAGGAAAGCAAAGAGATCATTGTAAGGCCGACTTATCTTGAAGCCTTGAAAGATACTTTTGCCTCATGTCAACGTCTTGTAGGGACAAATAACATATCAAACATGCCACAAGATTGTGAAGAACCAACTTGCTTAACTTATGTTGACCAATTAACTAACACAGAAACTAATATCTCTACATATGGTTCTTGTGGCAAAGAGCAAATTGCAAAATCCACAATTAGTCAACTCCTAGAACTTGGACTCCAAAATAAATCCCAATTCCAGCGTACAAGAGCGAGATCTGGAAATGCTACAGATGTAACTATGAATGACCTGACCTGTATGAACACCTGTGATTATGTCCAGCAAGTAACTTATGGGCATAGTCATCAGGGAAAGGACAGCAAGGACCAGTGTAGCTTTATAAATGAAACATCTTTGATAGAGGAGACTAATATTTTAGTAGGAGACTCTGAACCACCTTCTGATTCAAAATCAAAAGCCAGTTACAGTGATACCAGTGCTGCTCTGATAACAG AAACGCCAAAATCATGTTCAAAGCCTTCCAAAAATTCAACTCCTCTGCCTGCAAAGCAGTCTGCAAGATGGCAGGTTGCAAAGGAACTATATCAGACGGAAAGTAACTACGTAGATATTCTGACAACAATTATTCAG TTATTTCAAGTTCCATTGGAAAAAGAAGGGCAGCTTGGGGGACCCATCCTTGCACAAGAGGAAATTAAGACCATATTTGGCAGCATTCCAGACATCCTTGATGTGCACACTAAAATAAAG GAAGACCTTGAAGACCTTATGATAAACTGGGCTGAAAGCAAAAGTATTGGTGATGTCATTCTTAAATAT TCAAAAGACTTGTTGAAAACATACCCTCCTTTTGTGAACTTCTTTGAAATGAGCAAAGAAACTATTATGAAATGTGAAAAACAGAAGCCACGGTTTCATGCTTTCCTAAAG ATAAACCAAGCTAAACCAGAGTGTGGCCGTCAAAGCTTGGCTGAACTACTCATTCGACCAGTTCAACGGTTACCTAGTGTTGCTTTACTTCTAAATG accTTAAGAAACATACAGCAGAAGACAACCCAGACAAAGGCATGCTAGAGAGAGCCATTGAATCATTAAAGGAAGTGATGAC ACACATTAATGAAGACAAAAgaaaaactgaagcacaaagactGATCTTTGATGTTGTGTATGAAGTTGATGGATGTCCA GCCAATCTCTTGTCGTCTCACCGAAGCTTAGTTCAGCGATTGGAAACGGTTGCACTTGGcgatgacctctgtgacagaggAGAACAGGTCACGCTCTTTCTGTTTAATGACTGTCTAGAG ATTGCAAGGAAACGGCACAAAGTTATCAGTGCTTTCAAGAGCCCCCATGGCCAGACCAGGCCCCCAGCATCTCTCAAACACATTGTTCTCATGCCTCTCTCGCAGATCAAGAAAGTGCTAGacatcagggagacagaag ACTGCCACAAAGCTTTTGCCTTGGTTGTGCGGCCACCAACAGAACAGAACAACTTGTTGTTCAGTTTTCAGATGACGACTGAGGAGCCTCCTAAAGAGGATTGGCTGAAGATGCTGTGTCGGCATGTAGCGAACACAATTTGTAAAGCAGATGCT GAAAACCTTATTTACACTACTGATCCTGATTCAATTGACATAAATACGAAAGATGTGGACAGTACGTTGAGTAGGGCATCCAGGGCAAtaaagaaaacatcaaaaaag GTTACAAGAGCATTCTCTTTCTCCAAAACACCAAAGAGAGCTCTTCGAAGGGCTTTAATGGCACACAACACAGTAGAAGGAAGGAGTCCCTGCTCAGCTAGTGAGAGATACTTGGGCAGCCGCCTGACCAGTACATCCTCATTAGCA ATTGCTCGTTCCTCTTCAACATACAGCCTAAATGGATCTGTCAAACATGTCGTTAGTGTTCAGCGCTCCAATTCTGTTGATGGGAGCTCTCAAAGTTCCAGGTCTCGACCTGTGCTCTGTCCTGGCTCTCCAACTAGCCATCCTTCACATGCCAGAGAAGGAAAAACTCCTTCCAGCCCTGAAAGCTTAAATGGCCACTCGTTGGCCAGACCTTGTCCCATTCCTGTCATTACTACCACTTGTGATGTAGGAGATGACCAGAGTGGTGTTGAGAACAGTTCTGTCGTCAAACTTTGA
- the ECT2 gene encoding protein ECT2 isoform X1 — translation MARNPFSLSVIRTASQKLPSKTGLRNSNTAEEKNTDLIMTDSSMLVTDTGRSLLGDSSVLDSKIIETSKENIFIGLASDVEEEMPQIETRVVLVQEAGKHEELLKALETVKIMEVPVIKIKETSPGKSEEKLIKSIIHMEIKVPYIKMESVEEFGDSESPEFETVFVVADFQDSILENLCKFDCRVLGPPIVLHCAQKGEPLPFSCRPLYCASMLNLVLCFTGFRKKEELVKLVTLVHHMGGIIRRDFSSKVTHLVANSTQGDKFRLAVSLGTPIVKAEWIYKAWERRNEIDFCAADEEFRNEFKVPPFQDCMLSFLGFSDEERINMEEMTKMQGGQYLPVSDDRCTHLVVEENTVKDLPFEPPKKLYVVKQEWFWGSIQMDARAGESMYLFEKPESPELKKSVSQLSLNTPNSNRKRRRLRETLAQLTRETDMSPFPPRKRPSAEHSLSMGSLLDISNTPESSITNGGSRIGVRCSDPGRGQASCRHVSSSSQTWRKMRKKYTFTKYKPPDNVTPKQCVNPVESLQQTNKVASIKSSGNLGNSKLGKGTVSNLQKKILFPKESKEIIVRPTYLEALKDTFASCQRLVGTNNISNMPQDCEEPTCLTYVDQLTNTETNISTYGSCGKEQIAKSTISQLLELGLQNKSQFQRTRARSGNATDVTMNDLTCMNTCDYVQQVTYGHSHQGKDSKDQCSFINETSLIEETNILVGDSEPPSDSKSKASYSDTSAALITETPKSCSKPSKNSTPLPAKQSARWQVAKELYQTESNYVDILTTIIQLFQVPLEKEGQLGGPILAQEEIKTIFGSIPDILDVHTKIKEDLEDLMINWAESKSIGDVILKYSKDLLKTYPPFVNFFEMSKETIMKCEKQKPRFHAFLKINQAKPECGRQSLAELLIRPVQRLPSVALLLNDLKKHTAEDNPDKGMLERAIESLKEVMTHINEDKRKTEAQRLIFDVVYEVDGCPANLLSSHRSLVQRLETVALGDDLCDRGEQVTLFLFNDCLEIARKRHKVISAFKSPHGQTRPPASLKHIVLMPLSQIKKVLDIRETEDCHKAFALVVRPPTEQNNLLFSFQMTTEEPPKEDWLKMLCRHVANTICKADAENLIYTTDPDSIDINTKDVDSTLSRASRAIKKTSKKVTRAFSFSKTPKRALRRALMAHNTVEGRSPCSASERYLGSRLTSTSSLAIARSSSTYSLNGSVKHVVSVQRSNSVDGSSQSSRSRPVLCPGSPTSHPSHAREGKTPSSPESLNGHSLARPCPIPVITTTCDVGDDQSGVENSSVVKL, via the exons ATGGCAAGGAACCCTTTTTCTCTGTCTGTGATAAGGACTGCATCACAGAAATTACCCAGCAAGACAGGCCTGAGGAACTCCAACA CTGCTGAAGAGAAAAACACAGACTTGATCATGACTGACAGCAGTATGCTAGTGACTGACACCGGAAGGAGTCTTTTGGGAGATTCTTCTGTTCTTGATTCAAAAATTATAGAAACTTCCAAGGAGAATATATTTATTGGATTGGCTTCAGATGTTGAAG AGGAAATGCCTCAGATTGAAACCAGAGTGGTTTTAGTTCAGGAAGCTGGGAAACACGAGGAACTCTTGAAAGCCTTGGAG ACCGTTAAGATAATGGAAGTCCCAGTTATAAAGATAAAGGAAACTAGTCCTGGTAAATCGGAAGAAAAACTAATAAAAAGTATAATTCATATG gaaattaaAGTGCCCTATATAAAGATGGAATCGGTGGAAGAGTTTGGGGATTCTGAGTCTCCAGAATTTGAGACAGTCTTCGTTGTAGCAGACTTTCAAGATTCCATCTTGGAGAACTTGTGCAAGTTTGACTGTCGTGTTCTTGGACCTCCAATAGTACTTCATTGTGCTCAAAAAGGAGAG CCTCTACCTTTCTCATGTCGTCCATTGTACTGTGCAAGTATGTTGAATCTGGTGCTGTGCTTTACAGGATTCAGGAAGAAAGAAGAACTA GTTAAGCTGGTGACCTTGGTTCATCATATGGGTGGAATTATTCGAAGGGACTTCAGTTCAAAAGTTACACATCTGGTGGCTAATTCTACGCAAGGAGACAAATTCAGA CTTGCTGTGAGTCTGGGAACTCCTATTGTGAAAGCCGAATGGATTTACAAGGCTTGGGAGAGAAGGAATGAAAT tgactTCTGTGCGGCTGATGAGGAATTCAGAAATGAGTTCAAGGTTCCCCCATTCCAGGACTGCATGTTAAGTTTCCTTGGATTTTCCGATGAAGAGAGAATTAACATGGAAGAAATGACAAAAATGCAAG GTGGGCAGTACTTGCCAGTTAGTGATGACAGGTGCACACATCTGGTTGTTGAAGAAAATACAGTAAAAGATCTCCCATTTGAGCCTCCAAAAAAACTTTATGTTGTAAAGCAAGAG TGGTTCTGGGGAAGCATTCAGATGGATGCCAGAGCTGGAGAATCCATGTACTTATTTGAAAAG CCAGAGAGTCCTGAACTCAAAAAGTCAGTGTCACAACTTTCTCTGAATACCCCAAATAGCAATCGCAAGAGACGTCGCTTGAGAGAGACCCTTGCACAGCTCACCAGAGAAACTGACATGTCACCATTCCCTCCTCGGAAACGCCCATCAGCTGAGCATTCCCTTTCTATGGGGTCTTTACTGGATATTTCTAACACACCAGAGTCCAGCATTACCAATGGAG GGAGCAGAATAGGAGTGAGGTGCTCAGACCCAGGTAGAGGCCAGGCCAGCTGCCGTCATGTCAGTAGTAGTAGTCAAACATGGAggaaaatgaggaaaaaataCACATTTACCAAATATAAACCTCCAGATAATGTTACTCCAAAGCAGTGTGTGAATCCTGTTGAAAGTCTCCAGCAAACAAACAAGGTAGCTAGCATTAAGTCATCTGGAAACCTAGGCAATAGCAAACTTGGAAAAGGGACAGTATCAAATCTCCAGAAAAAGATTCTTTTTCCAAAGGAAAGCAAAGAGATCATTGTAAGGCCGACTTATCTTGAAGCCTTGAAAGATACTTTTGCCTCATGTCAACGTCTTGTAGGGACAAATAACATATCAAACATGCCACAAGATTGTGAAGAACCAACTTGCTTAACTTATGTTGACCAATTAACTAACACAGAAACTAATATCTCTACATATGGTTCTTGTGGCAAAGAGCAAATTGCAAAATCCACAATTAGTCAACTCCTAGAACTTGGACTCCAAAATAAATCCCAATTCCAGCGTACAAGAGCGAGATCTGGAAATGCTACAGATGTAACTATGAATGACCTGACCTGTATGAACACCTGTGATTATGTCCAGCAAGTAACTTATGGGCATAGTCATCAGGGAAAGGACAGCAAGGACCAGTGTAGCTTTATAAATGAAACATCTTTGATAGAGGAGACTAATATTTTAGTAGGAGACTCTGAACCACCTTCTGATTCAAAATCAAAAGCCAGTTACAGTGATACCAGTGCTGCTCTGATAACAG AAACGCCAAAATCATGTTCAAAGCCTTCCAAAAATTCAACTCCTCTGCCTGCAAAGCAGTCTGCAAGATGGCAGGTTGCAAAGGAACTATATCAGACGGAAAGTAACTACGTAGATATTCTGACAACAATTATTCAG TTATTTCAAGTTCCATTGGAAAAAGAAGGGCAGCTTGGGGGACCCATCCTTGCACAAGAGGAAATTAAGACCATATTTGGCAGCATTCCAGACATCCTTGATGTGCACACTAAAATAAAG GAAGACCTTGAAGACCTTATGATAAACTGGGCTGAAAGCAAAAGTATTGGTGATGTCATTCTTAAATAT TCAAAAGACTTGTTGAAAACATACCCTCCTTTTGTGAACTTCTTTGAAATGAGCAAAGAAACTATTATGAAATGTGAAAAACAGAAGCCACGGTTTCATGCTTTCCTAAAG ATAAACCAAGCTAAACCAGAGTGTGGCCGTCAAAGCTTGGCTGAACTACTCATTCGACCAGTTCAACGGTTACCTAGTGTTGCTTTACTTCTAAATG accTTAAGAAACATACAGCAGAAGACAACCCAGACAAAGGCATGCTAGAGAGAGCCATTGAATCATTAAAGGAAGTGATGAC ACACATTAATGAAGACAAAAgaaaaactgaagcacaaagactGATCTTTGATGTTGTGTATGAAGTTGATGGATGTCCA GCCAATCTCTTGTCGTCTCACCGAAGCTTAGTTCAGCGATTGGAAACGGTTGCACTTGGcgatgacctctgtgacagaggAGAACAGGTCACGCTCTTTCTGTTTAATGACTGTCTAGAG ATTGCAAGGAAACGGCACAAAGTTATCAGTGCTTTCAAGAGCCCCCATGGCCAGACCAGGCCCCCAGCATCTCTCAAACACATTGTTCTCATGCCTCTCTCGCAGATCAAGAAAGTGCTAGacatcagggagacagaag ACTGCCACAAAGCTTTTGCCTTGGTTGTGCGGCCACCAACAGAACAGAACAACTTGTTGTTCAGTTTTCAGATGACGACTGAGGAGCCTCCTAAAGAGGATTGGCTGAAGATGCTGTGTCGGCATGTAGCGAACACAATTTGTAAAGCAGATGCT GAAAACCTTATTTACACTACTGATCCTGATTCAATTGACATAAATACGAAAGATGTGGACAGTACGTTGAGTAGGGCATCCAGGGCAAtaaagaaaacatcaaaaaag GTTACAAGAGCATTCTCTTTCTCCAAAACACCAAAGAGAGCTCTTCGAAGGGCTTTAATGGCACACAACACAGTAGAAGGAAGGAGTCCCTGCTCAGCTAGTGAGAGATACTTGGGCAGCCGCCTGACCAGTACATCCTCATTAGCA ATTGCTCGTTCCTCTTCAACATACAGCCTAAATGGATCTGTCAAACATGTCGTTAGTGTTCAGCGCTCCAATTCTGTTGATGGGAGCTCTCAAAGTTCCAGGTCTCGACCTGTGCTCTGTCCTGGCTCTCCAACTAGCCATCCTTCACATGCCAGAGAAGGAAAAACTCCTTCCAGCCCTGAAAGCTTAAATGGCCACTCGTTGGCCAGACCTTGTCCCATTCCTGTCATTACTACCACTTGTGATGTAGGAGATGACCAGAGTGGTGTTGAGAACAGTTCTGTCGTCAAACTTTGA